The genomic interval GCGGAACTGCGAGGCAGCCGATCGGCAGACTCGTAAGGCTCACGCGCCGCACCAGCCGGTAAGCTCGGCGTGAGTAACATCAGCGTCGGCAGGACAGCACATGCGCAGCCGACAAGCCGCTGATCGCTTTCAGCGCCATCTGTGCCCCCTTGCTACCCCTCTCCAAATCTGCAAGGCTGCCGCACAAGCGGTGCAGCAGCCTGCGCCGTATGTCATCACGCGACGCTACCATAAACATCGACCTGAGCTTGCAGTATAATATGGTTGGACAATCGGCCAGACCCAGAACACGCGGTCACGCATCGCACGCGACGTAACAGGCGCATACCGAGCAGGTACACAGCATGGCAACCTTCTATCCGTGGATTACCGATGAGCAATCGGCGCTCATCAACAATGCTCCGCTCTTCTTTGTGGCGACGGCTGATCCGCAGCTCGCGCACGGGCCGCATCATGTTGGCCCGGTTAACCTTTCGCCGAAAGGCGGCGTTCCGCTCCATATCCTTACGCCCAATCGTGTCGCGTTTCTGGATTACGCTGGAAGCGGCAACGAAACCGCTCGGCATTCGCTCGCAGGCGGGCCGATTACCGTTATGGTTTGCTCGTTTGAAGATGATCAGGCGGCGATTGTTCGCCTCTACGGCAGAGCCTCTGT from Herpetosiphonaceae bacterium carries:
- a CDS encoding pyridoxamine 5'-phosphate oxidase family protein; the encoded protein is MATFYPWITDEQSALINNAPLFFVATADPQLAHGPHHVGPVNLSPKGGVPLHILTPNRVAFLDYAGSGNETARHSLAGGPITVMVCSFEDDQAAIVRLYGRASVTPLAESPIAELLLQYTARELNAPPRQVIDIEVEQTMTSCGYGVPAMSFVRDRRVVDRGRRYKGAAYRARREKL